A genomic segment from Candidatus Lernaella stagnicola encodes:
- a CDS encoding beta-galactosidase: MATFTYRNGRYFRDGEPFFFVGVDYQYYRDKRSNWADRLAQIKAGQGNVITFYVPWRHHLVHDPKTGAISYDFRGETLDSRDLIHFIDLIAEQGLYAVAKPGPFVHSELNIGGLPDVTSPSFNPEIEPVRVHDGRPLYWEYDYTQLPSPYDERFFKLAEQWLAAVGEVLAPYTGEAGPVIGIQLLDETIYCSSNDAPWHYGYDAPNQRYFHQLLRKKYKTIHRYNALHGTEYRAFELVPPVCLKPGEPVARRRSELLRLVDWAEFQWRVRRDAYALYKKQLGIDLPYLSNFAGITPPIEENVPDAQESPSKDSPGKYLPLYPEWWFAHNRVDLDAEVYHYGMISWLGVAAYNIADAGSEPGEIGDNEVFNRYINTSRRRRGINVEENWGFSKLYHPLSEYPIIPFFQTLASIAGGCTGYVVFTGVCHGYWTDDLDRTTQKQFRTFPADAPIGENGETGPMYAAMKQLGEYFAREGGDFLRAELEMDVCFLIVPEYAAVSSWVPGAEEWALPHAIPRVGTDVLEPATHICNTNGINYEMAELPAFSVEDLLAKPRLALHLGFFLPADEQEKLVQYVRRGGQLILSGELPQFDEFMKPCTVLADCVAEGLPGVHYNTGNIFRDQRALLANLRRAGWQARVSYSPLLRAFVYRSETDTFVLFFNFDREGPHEKTIEFDGLRLDLTLGAKTCGVVRVRGGRIRSYLIKGVNEFEGRSETIVLGLGDQEITVEGDGSGFDI; encoded by the coding sequence ATGGCCACCTTCACGTACCGAAACGGCCGCTACTTCCGCGATGGCGAACCCTTTTTCTTTGTCGGCGTCGACTACCAGTACTACCGCGACAAGCGTAGCAATTGGGCCGACCGCCTGGCGCAAATCAAGGCCGGGCAGGGCAATGTCATCACCTTTTACGTGCCCTGGCGGCATCACTTGGTCCATGATCCGAAAACCGGTGCCATCAGCTACGATTTTCGCGGCGAGACCCTCGATTCGCGCGATCTGATTCACTTCATCGACTTGATCGCCGAGCAGGGGCTCTACGCCGTGGCCAAGCCGGGGCCCTTCGTGCATTCGGAGTTGAACATCGGCGGCCTGCCGGATGTTACCTCGCCCTCGTTCAATCCCGAGATCGAACCGGTGCGCGTGCATGACGGCCGCCCGCTGTATTGGGAATACGACTACACGCAGTTGCCGTCTCCCTACGACGAGCGCTTCTTCAAATTGGCCGAACAGTGGCTCGCGGCGGTGGGCGAAGTGCTTGCGCCGTACACGGGCGAGGCGGGGCCGGTCATCGGCATTCAACTGCTGGATGAAACCATCTACTGCTCGTCGAACGACGCGCCGTGGCACTACGGCTACGACGCGCCCAATCAGCGCTATTTCCATCAATTGCTGCGGAAGAAATACAAGACGATCCACCGCTACAACGCGCTGCACGGCACCGAATACCGCGCCTTCGAGTTGGTCCCGCCCGTGTGCCTGAAGCCGGGCGAGCCCGTGGCGCGGCGGCGGTCGGAGTTGCTGCGGCTGGTCGATTGGGCCGAGTTCCAATGGCGTGTCCGGCGCGATGCCTACGCGCTCTACAAGAAACAACTCGGGATCGACTTGCCCTACTTGTCGAACTTCGCCGGCATTACGCCGCCCATCGAGGAAAATGTCCCCGATGCGCAGGAGAGTCCGTCCAAGGATTCACCCGGGAAATACCTGCCGCTTTATCCGGAGTGGTGGTTTGCGCACAACCGCGTCGACCTGGATGCGGAGGTCTACCACTACGGGATGATCTCCTGGCTGGGCGTGGCGGCCTACAACATCGCCGACGCGGGCAGCGAGCCGGGCGAGATCGGCGACAACGAAGTCTTCAACCGCTACATCAACACCTCCCGCCGACGCCGCGGCATAAACGTCGAAGAAAACTGGGGATTTTCGAAACTCTATCACCCGCTGAGCGAGTACCCGATCATTCCCTTCTTCCAAACCCTGGCGTCGATTGCCGGCGGCTGTACGGGCTACGTCGTGTTCACCGGCGTGTGCCACGGCTACTGGACCGACGACCTGGACCGCACGACCCAAAAGCAGTTCCGTACCTTCCCCGCCGACGCGCCCATCGGCGAAAACGGCGAGACCGGCCCGATGTACGCGGCCATGAAGCAACTCGGCGAGTACTTTGCGCGAGAGGGCGGCGACTTCCTGCGGGCCGAACTGGAAATGGATGTGTGCTTCCTCATCGTGCCGGAGTACGCCGCGGTGTCCTCCTGGGTGCCCGGCGCCGAAGAATGGGCGTTGCCCCATGCGATCCCCCGCGTGGGTACCGACGTGCTCGAACCGGCGACCCACATCTGCAACACCAACGGCATCAACTACGAAATGGCCGAACTGCCCGCGTTTTCGGTTGAAGACCTGCTGGCCAAGCCGCGCCTGGCATTGCACCTCGGCTTCTTCCTGCCGGCGGACGAGCAAGAGAAACTTGTCCAGTACGTTCGCCGCGGCGGGCAACTGATTCTAAGCGGCGAACTGCCGCAATTCGACGAATTCATGAAACCCTGCACGGTGCTTGCCGATTGCGTGGCCGAAGGCTTGCCGGGCGTCCACTACAACACCGGCAACATTTTCCGCGACCAGCGGGCGCTGCTGGCCAACCTGCGTCGGGCCGGCTGGCAGGCGAGGGTGTCCTATTCACCGCTGCTGCGCGCTTTTGTGTACCGGAGCGAAACGGATACCTTCGTGCTCTTTTTCAACTTCGACCGCGAGGGTCCGCACGAGAAAACCATCGAGTTCGACGGCCTGCGTCTGGACCTGACGCTCGGCGCAAAAACCTGCGGCGTGGTGCGGGTGAGGGGAGGACGAATTCGCTCCTACCTGATCAAGGGCGTCAACGAGTTTGAGGGCCGCAGCGAGACCATCGTGCTCGGCTTGGGCGACCAAGAAATTACGGTCGAGGGCGACGGGTCGGGCTTCGATATTTGA
- a CDS encoding DUF362 domain-containing protein, translating to MAKAKVAVLKTEPERAVEDYQKLLEMAGADQHMDKNATTILKDNISWHFMYPGANTTPWQLEGTITGLQKLGFTDQVAVQNETVVINAFKGERLNKYPPIFQKYDIPVLYNFRPEEIKWIKYEPQGETLVLHKIYPQGIMIPEFFLGKNIVHLPTVKCHVYTTYTGAMKNAFGGLLTTRRHYTHTWIHETLVDLLMIQKEIHKGIFAVMDGTTAGNGPGPRTMWPVVKDYILASEDQVAIDAISAKMMGFDPMTIPCIRLAHDRGLGVGDPNEIEIVGEDISNVNFHFQTGHNAATGFVKYFWWGFLSPLQKLFFHTPLVYFFVLGSYIFHDYIWYPVKGIPRVRKWLKNTKWGKLFMKYPGKFSYY from the coding sequence ATGGCCAAGGCAAAAGTCGCGGTTCTAAAAACCGAACCCGAACGCGCAGTCGAGGACTATCAGAAACTCTTGGAAATGGCCGGCGCCGACCAGCACATGGACAAAAACGCGACGACCATCCTCAAAGACAACATCTCGTGGCACTTCATGTATCCCGGCGCGAACACCACGCCGTGGCAGCTTGAGGGCACCATCACCGGGCTGCAGAAGCTTGGCTTCACCGATCAGGTGGCCGTGCAGAACGAGACGGTCGTCATCAACGCCTTCAAAGGCGAGCGGCTCAATAAATATCCGCCGATTTTTCAGAAGTACGATATTCCGGTGCTCTACAACTTCCGCCCGGAAGAGATCAAGTGGATCAAGTACGAGCCGCAAGGCGAAACGCTCGTGCTGCACAAAATCTACCCGCAAGGGATCATGATTCCCGAGTTCTTCCTCGGCAAAAACATCGTTCACCTGCCGACGGTCAAGTGCCACGTCTACACGACCTACACCGGCGCGATGAAAAATGCGTTCGGCGGCTTGCTCACCACGCGCCGGCACTACACCCACACGTGGATTCACGAAACACTGGTCGACCTGCTGATGATCCAAAAGGAAATCCACAAAGGGATTTTCGCCGTCATGGACGGCACCACCGCGGGCAACGGCCCCGGGCCGCGCACCATGTGGCCGGTGGTGAAAGACTACATCCTGGCCTCGGAAGATCAGGTGGCCATCGACGCCATCTCCGCCAAGATGATGGGCTTTGACCCGATGACCATTCCGTGTATCCGCCTGGCGCACGACCGCGGGCTCGGCGTGGGCGACCCGAACGAAATCGAAATCGTCGGCGAAGATATCAGCAACGTGAACTTCCATTTCCAGACCGGGCACAACGCCGCGACCGGCTTCGTGAAGTATTTCTGGTGGGGGTTCCTGTCGCCGCTGCAAAAGCTGTTTTTCCACACGCCGCTGGTCTACTTCTTCGTGCTGGGCAGCTACATCTTTCACGACTACATTTGGTACCCGGTCAAGGGCATCCCGCGCGTTCGCAAGTGGCTGAAAAATACCAAGTGGGGCAAGCTCTTCATGAAGTACCCCGGCAAATTCAGCTACTATTGA
- a CDS encoding carboxypeptidase-like regulatory domain-containing protein has translation MRRLQGLAIASIVVLVQSVCLLTLVFAQSTRTVSGKVIDENGDGVKGAKIDADGCAVNEDISQENGNYTLQLGTDKSPCTFSISAKKEGFLPSEKVLVTVKSKSVAERNLKVLSRQSVQKTVGDLRKAINTGNVEEIMKISKSLVETCNGFGCDAIGEYKNVMDETSKILQKKCKGDIMK, from the coding sequence ATGAGAAGGTTACAGGGTTTGGCAATTGCGTCTATCGTTGTCTTAGTTCAGAGTGTATGTCTTCTTACGCTAGTGTTTGCTCAGAGTACACGAACTGTTTCAGGAAAGGTCATCGACGAAAACGGTGACGGGGTCAAAGGAGCCAAAATCGATGCCGATGGTTGCGCCGTAAATGAAGATATATCACAAGAAAATGGTAATTATACTTTACAATTAGGAACGGATAAAAGCCCCTGTACTTTTAGTATATCGGCGAAGAAGGAAGGTTTTCTGCCTAGCGAAAAAGTTCTTGTAACAGTAAAAAGTAAGAGTGTTGCTGAAAGAAATCTCAAGGTACTTAGCCGTCAGTCAGTTCAAAAGACAGTGGGAGACCTTCGTAAAGCAATCAATACTGGAAACGTAGAAGAAATCATGAAGATTAGCAAATCTCTGGTTGAGACATGTAACGGGTTCGGATGTGATGCCATCGGAGAGTATAAAAATGTTATGGATGAGACAAGCAAAATATTACAAAAAAAGTGTAAAGGCGATATCATGAAATAA